In Saccharomonospora marina XMU15, one genomic interval encodes:
- a CDS encoding nucleotide sugar dehydrogenase, producing the protein MSTVAKSPGRLVVVGQGFVGLPIAMRAVEVGFDVVGVDVDVVRVWSLRDGRSYVEDVTDDELKRALSSGRYRPTDDYADVEGFDAAIITVPTPLRDSSPDLSFIEAATSSIAQHVRPGVTVVLESTTYPGTTEELVVPLLEKGSGLSAGQDFLVGYSPERIDPGNTRWRFANTPKVVSGVDSRSLAAVRRLYDRLVEQTVPVTTPKEAELAKLLENTFRHVNIALVNELAVFAHQLGVDIWEAIDAATTKPFGFMRFTPGPGVGGHCLPVDPTYLSWRVRRDLKRDFRFVSLANDVNDHMPDYVVQRLGASLNRMRKPVNDSTVLLLGLAYKPNTGDIRESPALRITELLTEQGANVQAVDSHVEPHRCPSTVKLVELSCQVVRDADAVVLLTDHDDVDYTLVQRNATAILDTRRRLSGANVEYL; encoded by the coding sequence GTGAGCACGGTCGCGAAATCGCCGGGGCGGCTTGTGGTCGTCGGGCAGGGCTTCGTCGGGCTTCCGATCGCGATGCGTGCCGTCGAGGTCGGTTTCGACGTGGTCGGTGTGGACGTCGACGTCGTCAGGGTGTGGTCGCTTCGGGACGGCCGTTCCTATGTCGAGGACGTGACCGACGACGAGCTGAAACGAGCGCTGTCGTCGGGCAGGTACCGGCCGACCGACGACTATGCCGACGTCGAGGGGTTCGACGCCGCCATCATCACGGTACCGACGCCGCTGCGGGACTCCTCCCCCGACCTCAGCTTCATCGAGGCAGCGACGAGCAGCATCGCGCAGCACGTCCGCCCGGGTGTCACCGTGGTGCTGGAATCCACCACCTACCCCGGTACCACGGAAGAGCTGGTGGTGCCGCTGCTGGAGAAGGGCAGTGGGCTGTCGGCCGGACAGGACTTCCTGGTCGGGTACAGCCCCGAACGCATCGACCCGGGAAACACCCGCTGGCGGTTCGCGAACACGCCGAAGGTGGTGTCGGGAGTCGACAGCCGCTCGCTTGCCGCCGTGCGGCGACTGTACGACCGGCTCGTCGAGCAGACCGTGCCGGTTACGACGCCGAAGGAGGCCGAGCTCGCGAAACTGCTGGAAAACACGTTCCGCCACGTGAACATAGCGCTGGTCAACGAGTTGGCCGTTTTCGCCCACCAGCTGGGTGTCGACATCTGGGAGGCCATCGACGCGGCCACGACCAAACCGTTCGGCTTCATGCGGTTCACGCCGGGACCGGGTGTGGGCGGGCACTGCCTTCCGGTGGACCCGACCTACCTGTCCTGGCGCGTGCGTCGTGACCTCAAGCGGGACTTCCGGTTCGTCAGCCTGGCCAACGATGTCAACGACCACATGCCGGACTACGTGGTGCAGCGGCTGGGGGCGTCGCTGAACCGCATGCGCAAGCCTGTCAACGACAGCACGGTGTTGCTGTTGGGCCTTGCCTACAAACCCAACACCGGCGACATCCGCGAGTCACCAGCGCTGCGGATCACCGAGTTGCTCACCGAGCAGGGCGCGAACGTGCAGGCCGTCGACTCCCATGTGGAACCCCACCGATGCCCTTCGACCGTGAAGCTCGTCGAGCTGTCCTGCCAGGTGGTGCGGGACGCCGACGCCGTGGTGCTGCTCACCGACCACGACGATGTCGACTACACACTGGTGCAACGCAACGCCACCGCCATCCTCGACACCCGGCGCCGACTGTCCGGCGCGAACGTCGAGTACCTGTGA
- a CDS encoding GTP-binding protein yields MVFEGSERIGTNALASAVKILIAGGFGVGKTTMVGAVSEIPPLRTEEMLTEVGASVDDLSGVEAKTTTTVAIDFGRITINPKLVLYLFGTPGQQRFWFMWDELARGALGAVVLADTRRLDNCFASVDFFERRRVPFMVAVNCFHGAPVYDVEQVRAALDVDPEVPITLTDARDKELSKHALVTLMEYLIKLRSADAGVRAPQPSR; encoded by the coding sequence ATGGTATTCGAAGGCTCTGAGCGGATCGGCACGAACGCGCTCGCGTCCGCGGTCAAGATCCTCATAGCCGGAGGATTCGGTGTAGGCAAGACGACGATGGTCGGCGCGGTGAGCGAGATCCCACCACTGCGTACCGAGGAGATGCTCACCGAGGTCGGGGCAAGTGTCGACGACCTTTCCGGGGTGGAAGCCAAGACCACCACGACGGTCGCGATCGACTTCGGCAGGATCACGATCAATCCCAAGCTGGTGCTGTATCTGTTCGGGACGCCCGGCCAGCAACGATTCTGGTTCATGTGGGACGAACTGGCCAGGGGAGCGCTCGGTGCCGTCGTGCTCGCCGACACCCGCAGGCTGGACAACTGCTTCGCGTCGGTGGACTTCTTCGAGCGAAGGAGGGTGCCGTTCATGGTGGCGGTGAACTGCTTCCACGGCGCGCCGGTCTACGACGTCGAACAGGTCAGGGCCGCCCTCGACGTCGACCCCGAGGTTCCCATTACCCTCACAGATGCGCGGGACAAGGAACTCAGCAAGCACGCGCTGGTCACGCTCATGGAGTACCTGATCAAGCTTCGCAGTGCGGATGCGGGCGTCCGCGCTCCACAGCCGTCGCGGTAA
- a CDS encoding nucleoside-diphosphate sugar epimerase/dehydratase, producing the protein MRGSTMHDLVMALTAPWRRKTALLAAVDGFSWLLAILLASWLRYEFTLDQVYGGALVRAAAVAVLASWLTGSASRLYSGGYAVGSLDDVLNLAKSTIIGGFALLIAVLLGLTPSIPRSVPVIATLLALSMSAAARLLARVYRARRLRPRQSRARRVIVYGSGPQGEQLIRSMLSGTAGELLPVAVLDDDTETPNARVAGVPVRGGTGQLEAVARETRAQLLIVAMANPDPAAMRSLVSAAANTSLDVKVLPPLTELLRPWADFSDLRDLNLTDLLGRAPVDTDVDSIAGYLAGQRVLVTGAGGSIGSELCRQVDKFKPAALMMLDRDESALHAVRLSLYGKADLDSPDVILADIRDADRIREVFLRHKPDVVFHAAALKHLAMLERYPEEAWKTNVLGTITLLDAACESGVGKFINVSTDKAANPSSVLGRSKRIGERLVAGTAARCGGTFLSVRFGNVLGSRGSVLTTFAEQLSSGSPLTVTHPEVTRFFMTVPEAVELVIQAAAIGRSGEALVLDMGEPVRITELAEMLMALSGRQSPIVYTGLGRGEKLHEELFGSGELDRRPVHPAISHIRVSGIDTATVRTVGSQLDVARAMTELVDSEVSIPRVREPQPVEFRPTARSETRDHVHVTSNHHWDSGTSTPQRGHR; encoded by the coding sequence GTGCGAGGTAGCACCATGCACGACCTTGTCATGGCCTTAACCGCGCCATGGCGGCGAAAAACCGCCCTGCTGGCAGCCGTCGACGGATTCTCGTGGCTGCTCGCGATTTTGCTCGCCAGTTGGCTGAGATACGAGTTCACACTCGATCAGGTCTACGGCGGCGCGCTTGTCCGGGCGGCGGCGGTCGCCGTGCTCGCGTCGTGGCTCACCGGCTCGGCGAGTCGCCTGTACTCCGGTGGATATGCCGTCGGCAGCCTCGACGACGTTCTCAACCTCGCGAAATCCACGATCATCGGCGGATTCGCGCTGCTGATCGCTGTACTGCTGGGGCTGACCCCGTCGATCCCGCGGTCGGTGCCGGTCATCGCGACCCTGCTGGCACTGTCCATGTCGGCCGCAGCGCGGCTTCTCGCCCGCGTGTACCGTGCCCGCAGGCTGCGACCGCGGCAGTCTCGCGCACGGCGGGTCATCGTGTACGGCTCGGGGCCGCAGGGCGAGCAACTCATCCGCTCGATGCTCTCCGGCACGGCGGGCGAACTGCTCCCGGTGGCAGTACTGGACGACGACACCGAAACGCCGAACGCGCGGGTGGCGGGAGTACCGGTACGCGGCGGCACGGGACAGCTGGAAGCAGTCGCTCGAGAGACCCGCGCGCAACTGCTGATCGTCGCGATGGCGAACCCCGACCCTGCCGCCATGCGTTCACTGGTCTCCGCCGCCGCGAACACCTCGCTCGACGTCAAGGTGCTGCCACCGCTTACGGAACTGCTTCGGCCGTGGGCCGACTTCTCCGATCTTCGCGACCTCAACCTCACCGACCTGCTCGGCAGGGCACCGGTCGACACCGACGTGGATTCCATCGCCGGATACCTCGCCGGGCAACGCGTGCTCGTCACCGGCGCGGGCGGGTCGATCGGTTCGGAGCTGTGTCGCCAGGTCGACAAGTTCAAGCCTGCCGCGCTCATGATGCTCGACCGGGACGAGTCGGCGCTGCACGCGGTGCGACTGTCCCTCTACGGCAAGGCCGACCTCGACTCGCCGGACGTCATCCTCGCCGACATCCGCGATGCCGACCGGATACGGGAGGTGTTCCTGCGGCACAAGCCGGACGTGGTGTTCCACGCGGCGGCACTGAAACACCTCGCCATGCTGGAGCGGTATCCCGAGGAAGCGTGGAAGACGAACGTGCTGGGCACGATCACGCTGCTGGACGCGGCATGCGAGTCGGGAGTCGGCAAGTTCATCAACGTGTCCACCGACAAGGCCGCCAACCCCTCCAGCGTGCTCGGCCGGTCCAAACGAATCGGTGAGCGCCTGGTGGCGGGCACCGCCGCCCGCTGCGGCGGCACCTTCCTCTCCGTACGGTTCGGCAACGTCCTCGGCAGCCGAGGGTCGGTACTCACCACCTTCGCCGAGCAACTCTCCTCCGGTTCACCGCTCACCGTGACGCATCCGGAGGTGACCCGGTTCTTCATGACGGTGCCGGAGGCGGTCGAGTTGGTCATCCAGGCAGCCGCCATCGGCCGCTCGGGTGAGGCGCTCGTCCTCGACATGGGGGAACCGGTGCGGATCACCGAGCTTGCCGAGATGCTGATGGCGCTGTCCGGGCGCCAGTCACCGATCGTGTACACCGGCCTCGGCCGTGGGGAGAAGCTGCACGAGGAACTCTTCGGCTCCGGCGAGTTGGACAGGCGGCCGGTACACCCGGCGATCTCCCACATCCGGGTGTCCGGAATAGACACGGCGACCGTGCGCACCGTCGGCTCCCAGCTCGACGTCGCTCGCGCGATGACCGAACTCGTCGACAGCGAGGTGTCCATCCCCCGGGTGCGCGAACCGCAGCCGGTGGAGTTTCGGCCGACCGCGCGGTCCGAGACCCGCGATCACGTGCACGTGACATCCAACCACCACTGGGATTCAGGCACCTCCACACCGCAGAGGGGGCATCGGTGA
- a CDS encoding polysaccharide biosynthesis tyrosine autokinase — protein sequence MTLHDYLQVARERWKTILVGLLLGIATAATVTWTMVPQYSAQATIYISSHATGDLTDAYQGNRLSADKVKSYTQLLTSRRIGQDVVDRLGLNVPADEVAGQLSSSSEPETVLLSVQATDPSPARARDLANAAAGSFTGLVGQLERPAAGGPPTVTAQVVESARIPGGPVSPRPVLNIAVGVLLGLLGGYGAAMARHLLDTSIKSQQDLAKITDTPHLGNVAFDPEVPKRPLTVHTDPQSPRSEEFRKIRTNLQFVDVDSPNKAIVVTSAIPDEGKTTTLCNIAIAVAQAGSRVLVVETDLRRPRAAHYLGVEGAVGVTSVLSGRVSLSDAVQPWNFNMLDVLASGPIPPNPSELLASQQMSTLLKELRGRYDLIIFDAPPLLPVTDAAVLGAQCDGALIVARHGKTTTNQVKAAVSALEAASVRTLGTVLTMVPQPKSTSYYHYYYYSEERRPAAARPAQRGAATEVGQTTTNGHGEQPGQQQPIPVPEQGWRHERHHVR from the coding sequence TTGACCCTGCACGACTACTTGCAGGTTGCACGCGAACGCTGGAAAACCATCCTGGTAGGCCTGCTGCTCGGCATCGCCACAGCCGCGACCGTCACCTGGACCATGGTGCCGCAGTACTCCGCGCAGGCGACTATCTACATCTCCTCGCACGCCACCGGCGATCTGACCGACGCATACCAGGGCAACCGCCTGTCCGCCGACAAGGTCAAGTCGTACACACAACTGCTCACCAGCCGCAGGATCGGCCAGGACGTCGTCGACCGACTCGGACTGAACGTCCCCGCCGACGAGGTGGCCGGACAACTGAGTTCGTCGTCGGAGCCGGAAACGGTGCTGCTGAGCGTTCAGGCGACCGATCCCTCACCGGCACGGGCACGCGATCTCGCCAACGCCGCGGCGGGCTCGTTCACCGGGCTGGTCGGGCAACTCGAGCGGCCCGCTGCCGGCGGGCCACCAACCGTGACCGCGCAGGTCGTCGAGTCCGCCCGCATCCCGGGCGGTCCGGTCAGCCCTCGACCGGTACTCAACATCGCTGTCGGTGTCCTCCTCGGCCTGCTCGGCGGCTACGGCGCCGCCATGGCCAGGCACCTGCTGGACACCAGCATCAAGTCCCAGCAGGACCTGGCGAAGATCACCGACACACCTCACCTCGGGAACGTCGCGTTCGATCCCGAGGTGCCCAAGCGGCCGCTGACCGTACACACCGACCCGCAGTCGCCACGCAGCGAAGAGTTCCGAAAGATCAGGACCAACCTGCAGTTCGTGGACGTGGACAGTCCGAACAAGGCGATCGTGGTGACGAGCGCGATCCCCGACGAGGGCAAGACCACGACGCTGTGCAACATCGCCATCGCGGTGGCGCAGGCGGGCAGCAGGGTGCTGGTGGTCGAGACCGACCTGCGGCGTCCGCGAGCGGCACACTACCTCGGGGTAGAGGGCGCCGTCGGTGTCACGAGCGTGCTCTCCGGCCGCGTTTCGCTCAGCGACGCCGTGCAGCCGTGGAACTTCAACATGCTCGACGTACTCGCCAGCGGCCCCATCCCGCCCAACCCGAGCGAGCTGCTCGCGTCGCAGCAGATGAGCACCTTGCTCAAGGAGCTTCGTGGCCGGTACGACCTCATCATCTTCGACGCACCGCCGCTGCTTCCGGTGACCGACGCGGCGGTGCTGGGCGCGCAGTGCGACGGGGCCTTGATCGTCGCCCGGCACGGTAAGACGACGACGAACCAGGTGAAGGCCGCGGTTTCGGCCCTGGAAGCCGCCTCGGTGCGGACGCTCGGCACGGTTTTGACCATGGTTCCGCAGCCGAAATCGACGTCCTACTACCACTATTACTACTACTCGGAGGAACGGCGGCCCGCGGCAGCCCGCCCGGCGCAGCGCGGCGCCGCCACCGAAGTGGGGCAGACCACCACGAACGGCCATGGCGAGCAGCCGGGACAGCAGCAGCCCATCCCGGTACCGGAACAAGGCTGGCGACACGAAAGGCACCACGTCCGGTGA
- a CDS encoding arsenate reductase/protein-tyrosine-phosphatase family protein — protein MTTSHTGQNFRILFVCTGNICRSPFAQFLTDSLIKARLRPTDADRFVVGSAGVEALPGARIDVLAHAELARRGLAGSAAQFRARRLQPETAANADLVLTADREHRSAVVHLAPSALRRTFCIREFARHIQDIPAAGLPPHPVDRAARLVALAAQRRGAVCYATEHDDTIPDPRGRSAAVHRSMAETIAGAITPFVGRLAEPVMESPARETV, from the coding sequence ATGACCACCAGCCACACCGGGCAGAACTTTCGCATACTGTTCGTCTGCACCGGAAACATCTGCAGATCACCGTTCGCACAGTTCCTCACCGACAGCCTCATCAAGGCCAGACTCCGCCCCACCGATGCAGACCGGTTCGTCGTCGGCAGCGCCGGGGTGGAGGCGTTACCCGGTGCGCGGATCGACGTCCTGGCACATGCCGAACTGGCCAGGCGGGGCCTTGCGGGTTCGGCGGCGCAATTCAGGGCACGGCGGCTGCAGCCGGAGACCGCGGCGAACGCGGACCTCGTGCTGACGGCCGACCGCGAACACCGTTCCGCGGTCGTCCATCTCGCGCCTTCGGCTCTGCGCAGGACCTTCTGCATCCGCGAGTTCGCGAGGCACATCCAGGACATCCCTGCGGCCGGGCTTCCCCCGCACCCGGTCGATCGCGCGGCGCGGCTGGTGGCACTGGCGGCCCAGCGTCGCGGTGCCGTCTGCTACGCCACCGAGCACGACGACACGATTCCCGACCCCCGCGGCCGGTCGGCCGCCGTTCATCGCAGCATGGCCGAGACCATCGCGGGCGCCATAACACCATTCGTAGGAAGGTTGGCCGAACCTGTTATGGAATCCCCGGCGCGGGAAACCGTATGA